CACCCTTGACAATATATACCCTATGAGGTATTTTATCCGTGACATGGGAAGTTGAATTCACAGACGAATTCGGCGAATGGTGGGAAAGGCTCACTGACGGAGAGCAAGAATCAGTGGACGCTGGCGTGCAGCTTTTGGAGGAGTATGGTCCAAGGCTTCGGTTTCCTTACTCCAGCGGCATCAATGGGTCAAGATATGGCCGCATGCGAGAATTACGTATCCAATATGCTGGCGATCCCTACCGTGTGCTTTACATCTTTGACCCGCGTCGAGTCGCTCTTTTGCTGATCGGCGGAGACAAGACGGGTGACGATCGCTGGTACGAAAAGTTTGTGCTTATCGCTGACCGGCTTTATGCCGAACATCTGGAGACATTAGAGAAAGAGGAAAGGGAAGATGGCTCGTAAGTTTGCCGAACTAAGAGCAAAGATGTCTGACGAATCAAGGGCTCGGGCTCATGCGCTCTATCAAAAGATGGCTGCCGAAATGGCACTCCATGAGTTGAGACGCGCTCGGGGGATTTCCCAGGAGGAGCTTGCGAAGGCCTTGCGCATCAAACAACCCAATGTAGCCAAGATGGAAAAACGTGCCGATATCTATATCTCAACGCTCCGAGCGACGATTGAAGCGATGGGAGGAACTCTCGACATTGTGGCTAATTTCCCTGAAGGCAAAGTGAAGATTAAGAATTTCTCGTCTATCGGCGAGGAGGAGAATCGAGAGGCAAAGGATAAGAGGGGGAAGAGACGATCTTCAGCAGAAATTTGTGCTGCAATGGCTCCGACAACCAATTCTACTCTCCCAGACAGATGATGAAAATTGAACGATGCAAAACAGGAAGGAGCGACTCAAACTACTGTCACTGTATGGACCGGACTTGAAAGAAGCCCTAAATTCTTCTCAGAAGAGGGCTGACTTTCCGGAAGTAGTTGATTGATATTGTCTACGTGATTCTCAGAATTGTTGACAATACTTCTTAGCCCGCAAATTTTCGCTCGAGCCGTATCACTTCGCTTTCTTGCCTGATTCTCCGTAATTCAGGAGTGAGTCTGAAAAACCAGTCCAGAATTTCCGGATCGAACTGCCTGCCTCTTTCCTCGCGCATTATTTCGAGCGCTTCTTCTTCCGAGTAGGCCTCTCTGTAAGGCCGCTTTGACATAAGTGCGTCATATACTTCGACGATGGCTGTTATGCGGGCTGATTCAGGGATTTCTTCTCCGGCCAGTCCCTTTGGATATCCGGAGCCGTCCCAACGCTCGTGATGATGGAGAGCGATTTCTTTTGCCATATCCAGCATTTCTATTTGCGTTCCATGAAGGAACTCGGCGCCGGATTCTGTATGCTTCTTGATCTCTTCAAATTCCTGCGTTGTCAATTTTCCCGGTTTCAGGAGTATTTCTCTCGAGACCGCAAGCTTACCCACATCGTGCATCATGGCCGCAATTTGAATATCATACACTTTCTGGGCGGTCCAGCCGATGGAATCCGCAAGAGCGCCGGCATAGAGACCCACTCTACGGACATGCATCTCAGATTCTCCCGTGAAGGAAGAGAGAGCGGCCATCAACCGGGAGACCGTCTTCT
The sequence above is a segment of the Desulfomonile tiedjei DSM 6799 genome. Coding sequences within it:
- a CDS encoding type II toxin-antitoxin system RelE/ParE family toxin, giving the protein MTWEVEFTDEFGEWWERLTDGEQESVDAGVQLLEEYGPRLRFPYSSGINGSRYGRMRELRIQYAGDPYRVLYIFDPRRVALLLIGGDKTGDDRWYEKFVLIADRLYAEHLETLEKEEREDGS
- a CDS encoding XRE family transcriptional regulator, with protein sequence MARKFAELRAKMSDESRARAHALYQKMAAEMALHELRRARGISQEELAKALRIKQPNVAKMEKRADIYISTLRATIEAMGGTLDIVANFPEGKVKIKNFSSIGEEENREAKDKRGKRRSSAEICAAMAPTTNSTLPDR
- a CDS encoding HD domain-containing phosphohydrolase — protein: MTQERIRNILIVDDEPYVCEILFRWLTAAGYRCTIASDAKWALEHLEREKFHLVLCDIKMPGMSGLDLLNIVRTKFRDVAVVMVTAVDDRKTGITALELGAYGYVIKPFERNEILINVASALERRDMQLMSQEYERNLAEHAKQRITAIRLREEKTVSRLMAALSSFTGESEMHVRRVGLYAGALADSIGWTAQKVYDIQIAAMMHDVGKLAVSREILLKPGKLTTQEFEEIKKHTESGAEFLHGTQIEMLDMAKEIALHHHERWDGSGYPKGLAGEEIPESARITAIVEVYDALMSKRPYREAYSEEEALEIMREERGRQFDPEILDWFFRLTPELRRIRQESEVIRLERKFAG